TAATTCTTTATATGTCAGAGCTCTTTCATAATTAGGGACTGTAAAAATCATTTTATATGCATAATTTTCAAAACATTTTATAAATTCATTTACATTTTTATCTCGCATCATTGCAAAAACTACTACAGGTTTTTTATCTGTAAGAGTTTTTAATGATTTTATCAAAACCTCCGCAGCATCAGGATTATGTGCTATATCAAAGACAGCAAGAGGTTTATCATAGATTATTTCAAGTCTGCCTGGTATTTTTACATTTTTTAATCCTTCTTTGATTGCATTTTCATTATACATGGGATATATGTTAATAAAAGCCTTTAATGCTACAGAGACATTTTCAAGTTGATGAAAGCCTGTAAGAGGCAAGAATAAGTTAGACTGAAGGCTTGAGGTTGAAGGCTGAAAACTAAAGGGATAAAAATCAAAGACAATTCCCTCAAGGCTCATTGACTTTAATACACCTATGAAATCTCTGTCGTAAATAAATAATGGTGACTCCATCTCTTCTGCTTTTTTTATAATCACTTTCTCTACTTCTTTTTTCTGAGATGAAGATACTACTGGTATCCCGTTTTTTATGATTCCTGCTTTTTCTTTTGCAATAGAGGCTAAATCAGCACCTAAAAACTCCTGATGGTCAAGTCCTATGTTTGTTATTACAGATATCAGAGGATTTACCACATTTGTGGCATCAAGCCTTCCTCCCATACCTGTTTCAATCACTGCATATTCAATACCTTTTTCTTTAAAATATTGAAGTGCCATTACTGTTACATACTCAAAAAAGGTAAGTTCATCTGAAAAAGGTTTTATTTTTTCAATAAGATGTTCAACTTCTTCTTCAGAGATTTCAATATCATTGACAATTATTCTTTCTGTAAATCTTGTAAGATGAGGAGAGGTGAAAAGTCCAACACTCAGTCCTTGAGCTCTTATAAGACAATATATGATTTTAGAAACAGAACCCTTACCATTTGTTCCTGCAATATGAATTGATTTGAAGGAATGATGAGGGTTGCCAAGTTTTTCAAGTACTGAAATAACTCTATTAAGTCCAAGTTTTATGCCATTTGTTCTTTTTTTATAAAGCTCATTTATCAACTCTTTATATTTCATCCTCTTTGTCATTTAGAGTCTGAATTGGACGAAGAAGAATTTTTACCTGTATGCTGTTCAGTATTCTTGTTTTCTTGAATAACATTAAAGGACGATTCAGGGTCATGGATGTTTTTAAGATTTTGGCTGTTGCTGTTATATGAAGTTGATACAGGCATAAGAATCTCAATAAGTCTATGAATTGTATTTTTTAATTCTTTTCTTTCTACAATGATATCAACCATTCCGTGTTCAAGTAAAAATTCTGCCCTCTGAAATCCTTCAGGTAGCTGCTGTTTGATTGTTTCCTGAATAACTCTCGGACCTGCAAAACCTATAAGACTTTTGGGTTCTGCAATGATTATATCGCCAAGCATTGCAAAGGATGCTGTAACTCCACCAAATGTCGGGTCTGCTAAGACAGAAATATACAGAAGTCCTGCTTCTTTAACTCTTCCAATTGCCTGAGATGTTTTCGCCATCTGCATGAGAGAAAACATGCCTTCCTGCATTCTCGCACCACCTGATGATGAGATTATTATTAAAGGAAGTTGTCGCTCAACTGCTCTTTCTGCTGCTCGTGTTACTTTTTCTCCAACAACTGTTCCCATGCTTCCACCCATAAAGGAAAAATCAAGAACAGCGATTACTACATCTCTTCCATTGATTTTTGCATCTCCATATATTGCTGCCTCTTTAAGTCCTGTCTTTTTTTCGTTTTCCTGTAATCGGTCATTATAAGGCATTGTATCTTTAAATTCAAGAGGATCAGGGCTTCTAATATCAGAGTCAAGTTCTGTAAAACTTCCGGTATCTGTTATAAGAGAAATTCTTTCTTTTGCTGAAATTCTGAAATGATACTGACATTTTGGGCAAACTTTAAGATTATTTTCAAGTTCTTTTCTATAAATTATTTCTTTACAATTTTCACATTTCACCCATAATCCTTCAGGAATTTTTACTTTTTTGTCTATTTTAGGCTCTTTTCTTTTAAACCATGCCATTATATTGCCTCTCTGAGAGATTTAATGAATTCAGAAGCCTTTTCAGGTTTTTCATGAAAAATTTTTACAATTGCACTTCCCACAATTACTCCATCAGCAATTCGAGAAATATATTTTGCTTCTTCTGGTTTACTGACTCCAAAGCCTACACAAACAGGTTTTCCAAAACTTTTTACAAAATTTATATGGTCATTGAAAGATTTATCAAGGCTAAGTGTAGTGCCTGTTATTCCTGTTATTGAAACATAGTAAACAAAACCTGTTGAGGCTTTTACAATTTTCTTTACTCTCTCAGGAGTTGATGTTGGTGCTACAAGAAATATTGTATCAATACCGTATTTCTTCGCAAATGTTCTGTAATACTTAGACTCTTCAACTGTTAGATCAGGAAAAATAACTCCACCAACATTTACTCCCTTTGCATCATGAAAAAATCTTTCAATTCCGTAACAGAAAACAGGATTTAAATAAGTCATAAGAATTATGGGTGTATTAATACTTTTTTTAAAATCCTCAAGAAAATTCAATATCTTACGTAAGGTTGTTCCAGAGTTTAATGCTCTTTCTGCTGCTTTTTGTATTGTCGGTCCATCAGCAAGAGGATCTGAAAAGGGAACGCCAAGCTCTATTAGGTCTGCTCCTGCCTGTTCAAGTATTTTTAGTCTCTTTGCAGTTTCCTCAAGATTTGGGTCTCCTGCCATAATATATGGAATAAAGGCTTTTTTACCCTGATTTTTTATCTCTTCAATTTTTTTTCTAACTGCGAATCCTTGTTTCATATTTTTGTTTTTCCATCTCCTCCTTTGATTCTCGCCACCTCTTGCACATCCTTGTCACCTCTACCTGAGAGGTTTACAATTATTATTGAATCCTTTGACATTTTTGGTGCTATCTTTATTGCTTCAGCTACAGCATGGGCTGACTCAAGAGCTGGAATAATTCCTTCAAGTCTGCTTAAAAGTTCAAAGGCTTCTAAAGCCTCCTCATCATTAGCA
The Thermodesulfovibrio yellowstonii DSM 11347 DNA segment above includes these coding regions:
- the trpA gene encoding tryptophan synthase subunit alpha, with product MKQGFAVRKKIEEIKNQGKKAFIPYIMAGDPNLEETAKRLKILEQAGADLIELGVPFSDPLADGPTIQKAAERALNSGTTLRKILNFLEDFKKSINTPIILMTYLNPVFCYGIERFFHDAKGVNVGGVIFPDLTVEESKYYRTFAKKYGIDTIFLVAPTSTPERVKKIVKASTGFVYYVSITGITGTTLSLDKSFNDHINFVKSFGKPVCVGFGVSKPEEAKYISRIADGVIVGSAIVKIFHEKPEKASEFIKSLREAI
- a CDS encoding bifunctional folylpolyglutamate synthase/dihydrofolate synthase, whose product is MKYKELINELYKKRTNGIKLGLNRVISVLEKLGNPHHSFKSIHIAGTNGKGSVSKIIYCLIRAQGLSVGLFTSPHLTRFTERIIVNDIEISEEEVEHLIEKIKPFSDELTFFEYVTVMALQYFKEKGIEYAVIETGMGGRLDATNVVNPLISVITNIGLDHQEFLGADLASIAKEKAGIIKNGIPVVSSSQKKEVEKVIIKKAEEMESPLFIYDRDFIGVLKSMSLEGIVFDFYPFSFQPSTSSLQSNLFLPLTGFHQLENVSVALKAFINIYPMYNENAIKEGLKNVKIPGRLEIIYDKPLAVFDIAHNPDAAEVLIKSLKTLTDKKPVVVFAMMRDKNVNEFIKCFENYAYKMIFTVPNYERALTYKELLKRLNDKKIDFVPEPLEAFRNAISLCKNNSDIYVLCTGSAYLVGEIKERLGEKTLHRSLGEIL
- the accD gene encoding acetyl-CoA carboxylase, carboxyltransferase subunit beta → MAWFKRKEPKIDKKVKIPEGLWVKCENCKEIIYRKELENNLKVCPKCQYHFRISAKERISLITDTGSFTELDSDIRSPDPLEFKDTMPYNDRLQENEKKTGLKEAAIYGDAKINGRDVVIAVLDFSFMGGSMGTVVGEKVTRAAERAVERQLPLIIISSSGGARMQEGMFSLMQMAKTSQAIGRVKEAGLLYISVLADPTFGGVTASFAMLGDIIIAEPKSLIGFAGPRVIQETIKQQLPEGFQRAEFLLEHGMVDIIVERKELKNTIHRLIEILMPVSTSYNSNSQNLKNIHDPESSFNVIQENKNTEQHTGKNSSSSNSDSK